AGACTGCAAAGAAAACGATGAACAGATTTGCTGGTTTTGGAAGGTAAATATGACCACCATAGTTTATGAATTCTATTATAGTTGTACAAATAATCTGCATTATGGTTGCATAAAATGCTGAGTGTTTATCTTTTGAATATTTCTGCAGGTTGTTGAGGGTATGTCCATGGAGCAGAAGAGGgagcttcttttcttttggacctcAGTGAAATACCTTCCTGTAGTTGGTTTTTCTGGCTTGTCACATCCTTTAACTATCTGCAAGACATCCTGCTCCGACGATCACCTGCCGTCATCCCACACATGTTTCTACCGTTTGTCACTCCCACATTACCCATCTCTAGCCATCACAAAGCAGCGTCTCTCTTTAATCTGCCAAACACATGTAGGCTGTAGTTTTGGGTTCACGGTGAGACATTTTTCTGGTTCTTGAGATACACCTGTGTCAAGATTGCAGTAGATCATTTATCTCTTTCTGTGTTGCGTTTGTATGGTTTAGAGGTGGTAATTTATTAGTATCTTTTATGAAGGGGTGGGAGTACATACAAAGGTAATTTGCGAGCGTAATTTAGGTTATTTAAAATCAGTAATGGCTGCTGCATATTTTTGAAAGACCAAGTACCGGGTTTGTATTTTCCTATCAGCATTGTATGTGTGTATGTATTATGGGTTTTCAGCGTGAGAAGATTTATCCAAAATCTGATGTTTACAGATTTCAGAAATTTTACTTTACTTGTCGCCAAACTTATATGATCGCCTCCAACCTTGCTTTGAATTCTTATGCAAGGAATACGCGAATTCTTCTGGTTTCCTGTCTCAAAATAAGACCTTATCATCAGATTCACATAACCACAAAAACAATTACCATTCTCAtcagcaaaaacaaaaaagattttGTAGTCTGTCCACTGCCAAGCTGATCAACTGAGTCGAGCTCTTAGAGAAATCAGAGAATATCCACTTAGCATAGACGACCTCATGAAGGTTCAAGAAGTTCTCACCTAGAAACAGACATACATGGCTCCAACATAGAAAGGGTTTTACACATATCTTAAGACTATCATAGAAAAGTTGTCGCCTGAGAAAACTCATCCCCAACGTCAGTTGGAAAAAGGAAAAGCTAAGGAAATATCGTCAACCGCTGATCTTTAAATCTCCCCAATCCACATCCTGGAAAAGGAAAGAAGTCCGTTATGCTGCAAATAATCCACCAGCAAAGGAACcgtcaagtttcatcactcgagaagatttggaatgctttttggaggatcgtgggaaagacaagacatcatccatACATCGCCACAAACCTCCATATACTTATGTTATACAAAGAGTTCCTCTAACAAAAGGTTACACCTCTCTAAATttcacactttatgatggaacTGGAGACACCTGGGAACATGTCTCACGGTTTCTAAAGTCACTGGGCGAACATGagtacaaccatgttgtccgtctgaaggagttttcaaaatctccGACAGGCAGAGCATGCACATGCACAAAAAAACCGCACCAGGAAGCATttccagttggggagaaatgatttaTGTTTTTTACAAAAAATACTTCTTCCTTTCAgaacaagttactctctctgatatgGGAAGGATATTTcataggaacaatgaacatccaaacgattatgtgaaaaggttcggaGTCCaaactttggattgtcatgatccaaatgtcactgaGAAGCAACTTATAGATTTgtacatcaatggaatgatcccggtctacagagctctatTGGGAAAATCTCTGATTCTAAACTTTCTCGGAACCATGAAGCAGCCaaagatcagcaactactgcacctgctttactagagagagagaaaagactACAAAAGTTGAGGAACCACGTgagactcgaggtagcagacgcctaatcaacaagcaatataatctCTAACCTTCCATTAATGTTGTCGCAGAGGGAGTAAAAGGAAAGCCGAGGCACAACTCAAGCATGCTTCCCCAGCATTCAAGGCTCCTCAAAAAAGCACAAAGGAAGTATAATCAAACCCGAAATGGATAATCTCCGACCCAACGTCAACAAATAGGGAATGaccagacagactcaaacttccccCTTCCCATTTAAGAAGCAATCGAAAAACTAGAAGTctagatccaagatggtgcaatcaaattgccatacatCAGGAGAGAGCCCACTGAGGAATAAATGGAGAATCTTAGTTCCTAGATACTGCCACTTTCATAAATTCGTCAATCATCCGACAAGTGACTGCAATGTTTTGAAGCACAAGCTTAATATAGGGACTGAAGGGGTGCACAAAGATCCTCTCCCAATCAAGACTTTCACTCTCCCTGAACAACCTggcaaagaagcagttcaatccttggtcgaacatatatgtgaattgctttatctgtcgaatgcacaaaggaaagacatgttcacaacactgaatcacatcgtgtcaggcaGACGTctgtccattccggaaatacttcccgAACCTCCAGCCACAatcaaagagatgtacgactggggacttcttacacAATCAATCTCAATGTAAATAAATTCAAGAGAGCACTGATCGATGCTGGTACTACTGTCAATGTTATTCCGTTGAAAACACTCAGAGCTGCAggtatcactcgacaagaagctactcatgctcccatctcaatcagagatcaTGCAGGAACCACCAGATATGCAtatggcttcatcactctcaagatATAAATAGACTCAACCTAGGCAGAAACCAAGATTTATATAATCAAGGAAGATCCAGAGtatgacatgatcctcggacgagcgtggatccatgctgaaaaaaCGGCTACCGCTATAACACCCTTGGTTGCACATGTATACTTGTAACTTGCCACCAACATAAGCAGAAATACTAATTCAGTGATTTGCACATCCTACTATTTACCCTTGTACGAAGAATaccaataatataaaataaaaaaagcgaTGGAAAAAAAGGTTCGACCTTTAAACAAGGTCAACACATAAACTACTATAAATAACCAGAACAAAAAAAAACGGAATTTAATTAGATGGACCCAGTGGAAAAACCACAAGTTCAGAAAAGAACTATCGGAATAAGAGGGATCAAAAGATCCAAGACTGATTAAAAAGGAAGGCGCAATTGGGGATACCTCCATAAATTGAGAGATACTCAAAGTTAAATGGGGTTGTATTTTGGTTGAGGGGTCCTTTTTTTTAGGTGTAAAATAACTATATTAGCCTTACGCCAAAACCATCTAGGTTATAAAAAAAAAGTCTGAATTGTActtaaaaaaaaatcgaatttgaatTTCAGTAGCACGTTAACTTTCGGTATTGTTTTATCGGATGAATACAATACCGAAAGTGGTTTGTAAAAGCAAAATTTTGTTGACTTAGTGTTTGAGTTGGGCTTTGGTTTGGTGTTTTTTCATAGACGAAAGTTTGATTATCTAAAAAATGTTGCAATTATGAATCATTAAATCAATTTAAGCACCTTCTCATATCACATAAATTTTCCAAAATCCTTATTCTTTTTCATCTAATCAAAATATAGTATTTGAAGTATCCCCAATTGTGCCTTCTTAAAAAGGGCCTTTTAACTCCCAACAACAAAACAGAGTGTCCATTGGTCCACTGTGTCACATAATTAAATCCTTGTCTGGCTATAGCATCCATCTCTCTTTCCCCAAAAGAGCTGGAGAAACAAGCAAGCGCAGCATGACCACCTCAGTTAGACCACACACATCGTCATGGTTCTCGATCTCTCGTTCCGCACTTCACTAGATTATGAAACTATGGATTGCATCAACGCATTTAGGAAGATCGACATTTTAGTGAAAAACATACTACCAAAATCCTAGCAAAGATAAGCAGTAGCAGCATCCAAGACAAAGATTGAGAAGTACTCTGATTGATAAAACTAGTTTGATTTCTTACCAAGTTGGGGAGTACTCTGATTTCCAAATTTGAAGGACAAGTGTTTCCGTTTATGTTTGTGTGACTTGCAAAATCTAGACTTGTTTATTTAAGCCTAGTCAAGATAGTATTGAACATATTAGGATGGGGAGATGAAGCCATTATTCAAATTGAGCAATTGATGGCTAGTGATGAATATGAACAAAGAGTACAAGAATTTGCTGATTTTACTTACTTTGTCTGTTGCATCTGTAAAGGGAggactatgatgatgatgatgagcttGGTGCTCGATACTCGTCAAGAGACGATATATTAAAGGGGCTTAAGGATATATTGAGGACCATTCCTAGGTACAACAAGAAGAAGTCTATGGagcatcttcaatcttcgatgcaTAGGTTTTAACACGTGTTCTATTCTTATTGTTCCGTTCTTCAGctaaagaaattaaaaagatagcTAAGGACTGCATTAGGCTCTTTCTAATCGATCCTAAAACCAATTTTGGCTTCTTCTTACCTAGGTCCATACAAAATCAGTGTGCTACAATAGTTCTGAGCTTTTACGAAGCGTTTTATACGACTACTGATGACGAAGAGCGCCAGTTACTATTCTTGTCGTGAAACTCTTATATCCATTTTGAAGTCAATTGCCTTTTCAAATAGACCAACATATTTTGGTATTGCAAGGACGTCAAAGTTAATTGGAGGCCTCACCAAGATTTTCCATGAGACAGATATGAAGTTGAGCAGATCTTTAAATTCAACTTATCTGTCACCATCACCCTTAGCAACTACTGAATTAAGGAGTCTTGAGAGAATTTTCGGTAGTGCAATTCAGGAGCATGTGAGAGTGAAGGGTCAATCACTTCCGCTGGATCCAAATGCCTTCAAGAAGTACCCATATTTGAATGATTTATACTGTTATGTGGTTTTTACAAGTTTACAGAGGAAGATCAACGAATGCCTGAAATCTTTAGACGTAGCTGTTAGGGATGCAGGAGGTAATTTGAAATTCAATATTGGGTGGTCTTACCTTCTTTCTATTCTGAAGGAGTTGAACAACATATCTAAACTTTACGAAGACGGGGAAGAACTTCTATCTGGTGCATTTCGTGCATTTCCCCTTGCAATTAGATATCTTATTTGGCACTCAAAGAGGGGTGATGATCATCTATGGCTTCTCAAGTATGGCACTGCAATAGATTTTGAATCAAGGATACATCTGATGGTTCTGATGTTTCCTGAGGTAAAGGACGACAACAGAAAGCTGCACAAAATGCTCGTTGACAGGTAGCTCTAGTTGACAGAACCATTTGAACACATTGGTCTTGTAGAAGCAAGGTCCTTGCATAATGGCCTCTTCGTGGAATTCAAGAATGAGGCTGCTACAGGTCATGGTGTCCTGCGGGAGTGGCTTTTCTTGGTATGCCAAGCACTCTTTAGTCCAGAATATTCCCTTTTTGTAGAATGCCCAGAGGACAGGCGCAGGTTTTTTCCCAACCCAGCACAAGTCAAACCTCAACAACTTATGTTGTATGCCTTCTGTGGTCGAGTTATCGCTTTAGCCTTGATGCATAAAGTGAAAGTGGGCATTGCATTTGACCGTGTATTTTTCTTGCAATTAGCGGAGGAGAAAATATCCATGGAAGACATACGATGTGCAGATCCCATGATGTATAAGAGTTGCAAAGATATTTTGGAGATGGATGCTGACCTTGTGGATTCAGGTGCTCTGGGGTTGACATTTGTCAGGGAAATAAAAGAGTTTGATGTGTGTTGGATGGAAGTGACAAACCTATTTGTTTCAAAGATTGGAAAGCACACATGAAGTATGAAGACTGCAAAGAAAACGATGAACAGATTTGCTGGTTTTGGAAGGTAAATATGACCACCATAGTTTATGAATTCTATTATAGTTGTACAAATAATCTGCATTATGGTTGCATAAAATGCTGAGTGTTTATCTTTTGAATATTTCTGCAGGTTGTTGAGGGTATGTCCATGGAGCAGAAGAGGgagcttcttttcttttggacctcAGTGAAATACCTTCCTGTAGTTGGTTTTTCTGGCTTGTCACATCCTTTAACTATCTGCAAGACATCCTGCTCCGACGATCACCTGCCGTCATCCCACACATGTTTCTACCGTTTGTCACTCCCACATTACCCATCTCTAGCCATCACAAAGCAGCGTCTCTCTTTAATCTGCCAAACACATGTAGGCTGTAGTTTTGGGTTCACGGTGAGACATTTTTCTGGTTCTTGAGATACACCTGTGTCAAGATTGCAGTAGATCATTTTATCTCTTTCTGTGTTGCGTTTGTATGGTTTAGAGGTGGTAATTATTAGTATCTTTTATGAAGGGGTGGGAGTACATACAAAGGTAATTTGCGAGCGTAATTTAGGTTATTTAAAATCAGTAATGGCTGCTGCATATTTTTGAAAGACCAAGTACCGGGTTTGTATTTTCCTATCAGCATTGTATGTGTGTATGTATTATGGGTTTTCAGCGTGAGAAGATTTATCCAAAATCTGATGTTTACAGATTTCAGAAATTTTACTTTTACTTGTCGCCAAACTTATATGATCGCCTCCAACCTTGCTTTGAATTCTTATGCAAGGAATACGCGAATTCTTCTGGTTTCCTGTCTCAAAATAAGACCTTATCATCAGATTCACATAACCACAAAAACAATTACCATTCTCAtcagcaaaaacaaaaaagattttGTAGTCTGTCCACTGCCAAGCTGATCAACTGAGTCGAGCTCTTAGAGAAATCAGAGAATATCCACTTAGCATAGACGACCTCATGAAGGTTCAAGAAGTTCTCACCTAGAAACAGACATACATGGCTCCAACATAGAAAGGGTTTTACACATATCTTAAGACTATCATAGAAAAGTTGTCGCCTGAGAAACTCATCCCCAACGTCAGTTGGAAAAAGGAAAAGCTAAGGAAATATCGTCAACCGCTGATCTTTAAATCTCCCCAATCCACATCCTGGAAAAGGAAAGAAGTCCGTTATGCTGCAAATAATCCACCAGCAAAGGAACcgtcaagtttcatcactcgagaagatttggaatgctttttggaggatcgtgggaaagacaagacatcatccatACATCACCACAAACCTCCATATACTTATGTTATACAAAGAGTTCCTCTAACAAAAGGTTACACCTCTCTAAATttcacactttatgatggaacTGGAGACACCTGGGAACATGTCTCACGGTTTCTAAAGTCACTGGGCGAACATGagtacaaccatgttgtccgtctgaaggagttttcaaaatctccGACAGGCAGAGCATGCACATGCACAAAAAAACCGCACCAGGAAGCATttccagttggggagaaatgatttaTGTTTTTTACAAAAAATACTTCTTCCTTTCAgaacaagttactctctctgatatgGGAAGGATATTTcataggaacaatgaacatccaaacgattatgtgaaaaggttcggaGTCCaaactttggattgtcatgatccaaatgtcactgaGAAGCAACTTATAGATTTgtacatcaatggaatgatcccggtctacagagctctatTGGGAAAATCTCTGATTCTAAACTTTCTCGGAACCATGAAGCAGCCaaagatcagcaactactgcacctgctttactagagagagagaaaagactACAAAAGTTGAGGAACCACGTgagactcgaggtagcagacgcctaatcaacaagcaatataatctCTAACCTTCCATTAATGTTGTCGCAGAGGGAGTAAAAGGAAAGCCGAGGCACAACTCAAGCATGCTTCCCCAGCATTCAAGGCTCCTCAAAAACACAAAGGAAGTATAATCAAACCCGAAATGGATAATCTCCGACCCAACGTCAACAAATAGGGAATGaccagacagactcaaacttccccCTTCCCATTTAAGAAGCGATCGAAAAACTAGAAGTctagatccaagatggtgcaatcaaattgccatacatCAGGAGAGAGCCCACTGAGGAATAAATGGAGAATCTTAGTTCCTAGATACTGCCACTTTCATAAATTCGTCAATCATCCGACAAGTGACTGCAATGTTTTGAAGCACAAGCTTAATATAGGGACTGAAGGGGTGCACAAAGATCCTCTCCCAATCAAGACTTTCACTCTCCCTGAACAACCTggcaaagaagcagttcaatccttggtcgaacatatatgtgaaTTGCTTATCTGTCGAatgcacaaaggaaagacatgttcacaacactgaatcacatcgtgtcaggcaGACGTctgtccattccggaaatacttcccgAACCTCCAGCCACAatcaaagagatgtacgactggggacttcttacacAATCAATCTCAATGTAAATAAATTCAAGAGAGCACTGATCGATGCTGGTACTACTGTCAATGTTATTCCGTTGAAAACACTCAGAGCTGCAggtatcactcgacaagaagctactcatgctcccatctcaatcagagatcaTGCAGGAACCACCAGATATGCAtatggcttcatcactctcaagatATAAATAGACTCAACCTAGGCAGAAACCAAGATTTATATAATCAAGGAAGATCCAGAGtatgacatgatcctcggacgagcgtggatccatgctgaaaaaaCGGCTACCGCTATAACACCCTTGGTTGCACATGTATACTTGTAACTTGCCACCAACATAAGCAGAAATACTAATTCAGTGATTTGCACATCCTACTATTTACCCTTGTACGAAGAATaccaataatataaaataaaaaaagcgaTGGAAAAAAAGGTTCGACCTTTAAACAAGGTCAACACATAAACTACTATAAATAACCAGAACAAAAAAAAACGGAATTTAATTAGATGGACCCAGTGGAAAAACCACAAGTTCAGAAAAGAACTATCGGAATAAGAGGGATCAAAAGATCCAAGACTGATTAAAAAGGAAGGCGCAATTGGGGATACCTCCATAAATTGAGAGATACTCAAAGTTAAATGGGGTTGTATTTTGGTTGAGGGGTCCTTTTTTTTAGGTGTAAAATAACTATATTAGCCTTACGCCAAAACCATCTAGGTTATAAAAAAAAAGTCTGAATTgtacttaaataaaaaaaatcgaatttgaatTTCAGTAGCACGTTAACTTTCGGTATTGTTTTATCGGATGAATACAATACCGAAAGTGGTTTGTAAAAGCAAAATTTTGTTGACTTAGTGTTTGAGTTGGGCTTTGGTTTGGTGTTTTTTCATAGACGAAAGTTTGATTATCTAAAAAATGTTGCAATTATGAATCATTAAATCAATTTAAGCACCTTCTCATATCACATAAATTTTCCAAAATCCTTATTCTTTTTCATCTAATCAAAATATAGTATTTGAAGTATCCCCAATTGTGCCTTCTTAAAAAGGGCCTTTTAACTCCCAACAACAAAACAGAGTGTCCATTGGTCCACTGTGTCACATAATTAAATCCTTGTCTGGCTATAGCATCCATCTCTCTTTCCCCAAAAGAGCTGGAGAAACAAGCAAGCGCAGCATGACCACCTCAGTTAGACCACACACATCGTCATGGTTCTCGATCTCTCGTTCCGCACTTCACTCTAGATTATGAAACTATGGATTGCATCAACGCATTTAGGAAGATCGACATTTTAGTGAAAAACATACTACCAAAATCCTAGCAAAGATAAGCAGTAGCAGCAT
This genomic stretch from Papaver somniferum cultivar HN1 chromosome 5, ASM357369v1, whole genome shotgun sequence harbors:
- the LOC113279840 gene encoding E3 ubiquitin-protein ligase UPL5-like, which codes for MTKSASYYSCRETLISILKSIAFSNRPTYFGIARTSKLIGGLTKIFHETDMKLSRSLNSTYLSPSPLATTELRSLERIFGSAIQEHVRVKGQSLPLDPNAFKKYPYLNDLYCYVVFTSLQRKINECLKSLDVAVRDAGGNLKFNIGWSYLLSILKELNNISKLYEDGEELLSGAFRAFPLAIRYLIWHSKRGDDHLWLLKYGTAIDFESRIHLMVLMFPEVKDDNRKLHKMLVDR